Part of the Fusobacterium sp. genome is shown below.
TTTAATATTTCATAATATCTTACAGTTCCAATAAAAGATAACTTTATTTTTTCACTTTCAAAATTCACTTTTTTTATATTTAGATTACTTTTTAATGGTAAATTTTCTACAATATATTGTTTTATATCTACATTTTTATATTCTGAAATAAAAAATCTTGAGGCACAAATCATAACTTTTGTATTTTTTATTAAATAAAATTCCAATAGTTTTAAAAGTTTTAAAATCATTCTATTTTTTGAAGTTGGCATATCAAGATTATCATATATTAATTTTTTATTTTTTAAAAAACTACATAAAAATAATATATCCCAATGTGAAGCTATAATAATGTCAGGTTTATATTCACTATTAACTTTTTTTATATACTTATAATATGCATACATTCCAAATATTTTTTTTATTTTATTTCCATACCCTTCACTACTCGAATAAACAAAATTAGTTTTATCACAATGATATAAATTATTTCGATTCCAAGAACAAAATTTTATTTTATATTTTTTTTTTAAAGTTTCATATAATCTCATACTTCTAGTATTTATTGGATAAACTCCATCTATTAATAGTATTTTTTTCATTTTAGTTTTCTCCTATTGGAAAATATTTAAAAATATCTTTATTTTTTTAACAAAACTTATTAATTTTAATAATTTATATATTTCATTATAAAATATTCATAAATTAAAAATTCATCATCACTTCTTTTTTTATCCTATATTTCATATAATTCTATTTTTACATCCTCCAATAATTATAATTTTCTTTGTATTTTTCTTTTTCAAAAATTCCTTTTAAATCTAGAACTAATGGTTTTTCTAAATCTTTTTTAAATAATTTTTTTATTTTTGTTTCTTCATATTCTAAAAAGTTTTTATGTTTTACTGCTCCTATTATTCCAACAATTTCTTTTACTTCATCTATATTTAAAATTTCTATTCCATATTCTTTGAATGCTTCTTTTTTATCTGCTACAGGGTCAACAACTAAGATTTTCATTCCATATTCTTTTAGTTCTTTTATAATATCTACTATCTTTGAATTTCTTAAATCTGGACAATCTTCTTTAAAAGTTAAACCTAATATTAAAATTCTTGCTTCTTTTACTTTCAGATTTGAATTTATTAACATCTTCAAACATTTCTCAGCTACAAATTTACTCATTCCATTATTTATTAATCTTCCAGCATATATCAATTGAGATTTATATCCCATTTCTTCAGATTTATATGTAAGATAGTATGGATCCACTCCTATACAATGTCCTCCTACTAATCCAGGTCTAAATGGCAAAAAATTCCATTTTGTTCCTGCAGCTTCTAATACTTCTTGTGTATCTATATTCATCTTTTCAAATATCATTGCCAATTCATTTACAAATGCTATATTTACATCTCTTTGTGAATTTTCTATTACTTTTGCTGCTTCTGCTACTTTTATTGATGAAGCTTTATGTACTCCTACTTCTATTATCATTTCATATACTTGAGCTATTGTTTCAGCGCTTTCTTTATCCATTCCAGAAGTTATTTTTACTATTTTTTCTAATGTGTGTACTTTATCTCCTGGATTTATTCTTTCAGGTGAATATCCAACTTTAAAATCAACTCCACATTTTAACCCTGACTCTCTTTCTAATATTGGAATACATATCTCTTCTGTCACTCCTGGATAAACTGTTGATTCAAAAACTATGTATGAACCTCTAGAAAGATTTCTTCCTACAACTTCACTTGCATTTTCTACAGGCTTCAAATCTGGTATATTATGATTTCCTACTGGTGTTGGTACTGCTACCACATGAAACTTAGCTTCTTTAAGTTTCTTCTCATCATTAGTAAATTCTAAAGTAACCAACTTTTTTAATCTTTCGCTTCCTACTTCATTTGTTGGATCTTCTCCTACTTTATATTTATTTATTTTTTCTTTATTTAAATCAAATCCTATTACATTTACTCCTTTTTCAGCAAATGCTACAGCTAAAGGCATACCAACATACCCAAGTCCTATTAATGATAACTTTTCTTTTTTTTCAATTAATTTTTTTTTCATTTTATTCTTGATATAATTTATTATATCTTTCCTCCCATTTTAATTTTATATTTTGTATTAATGAAATAGTTGTTCCTAGAAAATATCCTAAATGATTTATAAAATATACATACACTGCATATGGAAAATAAATAACTTCTTTTTTACTATCTATTTCTCTTACATAAAAATAAATACAAATAAGTATATATAATAACATTAATAACAATAATATTTTAATTCTAAAAAGTAACAATATTATTCCTAACATTCCAGTAACCAAAGGAATAATATGCCTTATCCTAACTCCATTATTTCTTTTAAAAGTCCAAAGTGATATTCTTAGTTGCCTTTTAAATAACTCTTTTCCATTTTTAGGTTTAAAATAATATTTTATTTTCATTTTATTTGTAAGCCATATTTTTCCATTAAAAGTTTTCTTCAATCTGTCAAAAAGTTCTATATCTTGTGCTACTTCTAATTTTTCATTGTATCCATTTACTTTTTCTAATTGTACTTTTCTAAAAATTCCATACAATGCTGTATCATTATATCCTTCCTTAAATATAGTTAGTCTATTAACTCTTAATCTTGAATTTCCTGTTCCTAAAAAAGAACCAAAAACTTTACTTGTTATTTTAGCTTTTATTGTACTTTCATTTGGAAAAATATATAGATATCCACCTACTGAAACCAATTCCTCCTTATCTTCCAATAATTTTATTCCTTCAGTTATATATTCTGAATTATATTCTGCATGTGCATCCATTCTTACTATATATTCACCTTTAGCTTCCTTTATTCCCAAATTCATAGAAATAGGAATAATTTTTTTAAAATTTTTTATAATTTTAATCGTTATATCTATTTCTTTTTTCAATTTTTTTATAGTTTCTATTGTTTTATCTTCAGAATTTCCATCCACAAATATTACTTCTAATAGTTCATGTGAATAATTCTGCCCTTTTAAAGATTCAAAAATTCCTTTTAAATATTTTTCTTCATTTCTTATAGGTATAATTATTGATACCAATGATTCTTCTTCTCTTCCTTCAAACATCTATCTTCCCTTCCCAAATATTACTGTTTTACATGTTTTAAAAAATATAATCATATCCATTACAAAATCCTGATGTTTTATATAATATAAATCATATTCCAGTTTTATTTCTGCATCTTCCAATGAAGCGCCATATGAATACATTACTTGCGCCCATCCTGTAAGTCCTGGCTGCACTGCATATCTTAATTTATAGTTTTTTATTTTCTTCTCATATTCTCTTCCTAATTCATTCCATTCTGGCCTAGGCCCTACAAATGACATTTCTCCTTTTAGCACATTTATTAACTGTGGAAGTTCATCTAATCTGGTTTTTCTTATAAACTTACCTATTGCTGTTATTCTGTCATCATATTCTGAGGCATATTTTGAAAACTTTGCTGGATCATGTATTTTCATGCTTCTAAATTTGATTATTTCAAATTCATTTCCCCTTATTCCTATTCTTTTCTGTCTAAAAAATGCTGGATTTCTAACTATTTTCATTGGATTAATAAATATATTTTTAATTCCTACATCCATTTTCACTAGTATATAGGTAATAATTATAAATGGCATAGTTCCTACAAGCATTGATATTGAAACTACTATATCAAAGAATCTCTTTATTCTTTTTTGTAATGTATTATTTAAAACTATAAATCCATCTGACATTACTATCCAGAGAGCATCTATTTTTTCTGTATCTATTTTTCCTTCACACTTTTCTAAAAAACTTATATAATCTATTATCTTTATTCCCTGTAATTTAAGATTAGTTATCATATTTGAATAATTTATTATCTGCTTCCTACTAGTGAAAATTATGCTTTCTATATTTTCTTCTTTTACTATTTTTTCTATATCTGTTATTTTTCCAAGATATTTTTCTTTGCTTTTTTCCTCATCATTTAAATACCCCACATAATTGTATTGCTTATTTTTTTCTAAAATATCAGTTATTTTATCTGTATAATCTCCACTATCAATTATTGCTGCATTCATCACTTTCTTATTACAAATAAGGAGCAGATATCTTAATATATTTTGAAATAAGTCATAAAAAAGAAAAGCATTAATAAATTCTATTTTTTTATAGAAGAAATAAAATATACAAAATCCACAAAAATTTATAACACTAGAATAGATAAAATCTTTTGTCTTATATTGATAATTATTAAAATTGAGAAGATCTAATAAGTAATAAAAAAAAGAAATTAAAATAAAAATCCCATATACTGCTGTATTTATACTTAATTCTAAATATACAAATATACTTCTATATATGAAGAAAAGTATAAAAAAATATATTATTCTTATTTTTGCATTTCTGCTATGTCTCATAATCAAACCCCATTTTTACTCTCTATTAACAATCGATATTTTTAATTAAAATTTAAAATATTTTTAATATAAAAGAAAAATATTTATTTTTTATAAGTTTATTTTCCATTTAAAACAAATATTTTCTATATTTTTCTCATAATAAACATTTAATAGTTATTTTTAGTTTTATAGATAACTATGAATTGATTATAGTATTATTATTTCTCTTTGTCAATCAATAATTTCACACAACAATCACAAAATGTTCATAAAATTATTTAAATTTAAAGAATTTTATTGATCCTGAAAATAAAAAAAGCTGTTCTCCAACAGCATATTTTCACAAAATATTTTGTCTAGTTGTAAATTTTAATTAATAAAATAAAAAAAGAGAGTCAAAATTATATAAATTTTAAGACTCTCTCTTTTTTATAAATTAATTTAAAGTTAGGTGGCTATCTATTCATCTCACTTGTATTTCCATTCTCATGATTGTCTATTATACTCTCTACAAGAGCAACATCTGCACAAGATATATCCCCTACTATTGTATTTTTCAATAC
Proteins encoded:
- a CDS encoding nucleotide sugar dehydrogenase, coding for MKKKLIEKKEKLSLIGLGYVGMPLAVAFAEKGVNVIGFDLNKEKINKYKVGEDPTNEVGSERLKKLVTLEFTNDEKKLKEAKFHVVAVPTPVGNHNIPDLKPVENASEVVGRNLSRGSYIVFESTVYPGVTEEICIPILERESGLKCGVDFKVGYSPERINPGDKVHTLEKIVKITSGMDKESAETIAQVYEMIIEVGVHKASSIKVAEAAKVIENSQRDVNIAFVNELAMIFEKMNIDTQEVLEAAGTKWNFLPFRPGLVGGHCIGVDPYYLTYKSEEMGYKSQLIYAGRLINNGMSKFVAEKCLKMLINSNLKVKEARILILGLTFKEDCPDLRNSKIVDIIKELKEYGMKILVVDPVADKKEAFKEYGIEILNIDEVKEIVGIIGAVKHKNFLEYEETKIKKLFKKDLEKPLVLDLKGIFEKEKYKENYNYWRM
- a CDS encoding sugar transferase: MNAAIIDSGDYTDKITDILEKNKQYNYVGYLNDEEKSKEKYLGKITDIEKIVKEENIESIIFTSRKQIINYSNMITNLKLQGIKIIDYISFLEKCEGKIDTEKIDALWIVMSDGFIVLNNTLQKRIKRFFDIVVSISMLVGTMPFIIITYILVKMDVGIKNIFINPMKIVRNPAFFRQKRIGIRGNEFEIIKFRSMKIHDPAKFSKYASEYDDRITAIGKFIRKTRLDELPQLINVLKGEMSFVGPRPEWNELGREYEKKIKNYKLRYAVQPGLTGWAQVMYSYGASLEDAEIKLEYDLYYIKHQDFVMDMIIFFKTCKTVIFGKGR
- a CDS encoding glycosyltransferase, whose protein sequence is MKKILLIDGVYPINTRSMRLYETLKKKYKIKFCSWNRNNLYHCDKTNFVYSSSEGYGNKIKKIFGMYAYYKYIKKVNSEYKPDIIIASHWDILFLCSFLKNKKLIYDNLDMPTSKNRMILKLLKLLEFYLIKNTKVMICASRFFISEYKNVDIKQYIVENLPLKSNLNIKKVNFESEKIKLSFIGTVRYYEILKNLINSLRHLEDKIDFYIIGIGPDEEKLKNLVRINKQKNIKFLGKYDYKEIEKYYKSSDLIWAAYPWKDYNVKHAISNKFFESILYEKPCFFSINTFLGNCVKENKIGFIIDPYNPNSFFENIEMEELKNEIKNINQNIKAYKKNKKMFWEELESDIYKIIDENF
- a CDS encoding glycosyltransferase, coding for MFEGREEESLVSIIIPIRNEEKYLKGIFESLKGQNYSHELLEVIFVDGNSEDKTIETIKKLKKEIDITIKIIKNFKKIIPISMNLGIKEAKGEYIVRMDAHAEYNSEYITEGIKLLEDKEELVSVGGYLYIFPNESTIKAKITSKVFGSFLGTGNSRLRVNRLTIFKEGYNDTALYGIFRKVQLEKVNGYNEKLEVAQDIELFDRLKKTFNGKIWLTNKMKIKYYFKPKNGKELFKRQLRISLWTFKRNNGVRIRHIIPLVTGMLGIILLLFRIKILLLLMLLYILICIYFYVREIDSKKEVIYFPYAVYVYFINHLGYFLGTTISLIQNIKLKWEERYNKLYQE